One Thiocapsa bogorovii DNA segment encodes these proteins:
- a CDS encoding DnaJ C-terminal domain-containing protein — translation MEYKDYYKTLGVARDATQAEIKRAYRKLARKFHPDVSKEADAEARFKEINEANEVLHDPEKRAAYDALGSSWHAGQDFRPPPGGVHHDFHFGPDEAAEFSDFFSSIFGREFHAGSQSQRRRRGQDQTARIAIDLEDAYRGATRQLRLDIPEIGADGRVTSRTRTLNVRIPPGVTQGRQIRLAGQGGPGINGGHAGDLYLEIEINPHPFFTTDGKDIHLRLPIAPWEAALGASVSVPTLGGTVNLKVPPGSQSGQRLRLKGRGLPGEPAGDELVMLEIVTPPATTDMAKAAYREMAERLHFNPRAEMGV, via the coding sequence ATGGAATACAAGGATTACTATAAGACGTTGGGCGTGGCGCGAGACGCCACCCAAGCCGAGATCAAGCGGGCCTACCGAAAGCTCGCGCGTAAATTCCATCCCGACGTCAGCAAGGAAGCCGACGCCGAGGCCAGATTCAAAGAGATCAACGAGGCCAACGAGGTCCTGCACGACCCGGAGAAGCGCGCCGCCTACGACGCGCTCGGCAGCAGCTGGCACGCCGGCCAGGATTTTCGCCCGCCCCCGGGAGGTGTCCATCACGACTTCCATTTCGGCCCCGACGAGGCGGCCGAGTTCAGCGACTTCTTTTCCAGCATCTTCGGACGCGAGTTTCACGCGGGGTCCCAGAGTCAACGGCGCCGCCGCGGTCAAGATCAGACCGCGCGCATCGCGATCGACCTCGAAGACGCCTACCGCGGCGCGACACGTCAGCTGCGTCTCGACATCCCCGAGATCGGCGCAGACGGGCGCGTCACCTCCCGTACGCGCACACTGAATGTCCGCATCCCGCCCGGTGTCACGCAGGGTCGCCAGATCCGTCTGGCCGGTCAAGGCGGACCGGGGATCAATGGTGGTCATGCCGGCGATCTCTATCTGGAGATCGAGATCAATCCGCACCCTTTCTTTACCACGGACGGCAAGGACATCCATCTGCGACTGCCCATCGCGCCCTGGGAGGCCGCACTCGGCGCGTCCGTTTCGGTCCCGACACTCGGCGGAACAGTGAACCTTAAGGTCCCTCCGGGATCTCAGTCCGGGCAACGCCTGCGCTTGAAGGGTCGGGGGCTGCCCGGCGAGCCGGCCGGGGACGAGCTGGTCATGCTCGAGATCGTCACCCCGCCCGCAACAACCGATATGGCCAAGGCGGCCTATCGCGAGATGGCCGAGCGTCTACACTTCAACCCAAGGGCCGAGATGGGAGTCTGA
- a CDS encoding chaperone modulator CbpM — MTQTETRIEGIVLDEGLTVTLTELTQLCGSSGRVVRLMVTEGLLRPKGRAPDDWRFDGLEVRRARRAVRLQRDLDLNLAGTALALDLLDELEQLRERLRALEHQLGQRRTRELG; from the coding sequence ATGACGCAGACCGAGACACGCATTGAAGGGATCGTGCTCGACGAGGGGCTGACGGTCACACTCACCGAGCTGACCCAGCTGTGCGGCTCCAGCGGCCGAGTGGTGAGACTGATGGTGACGGAAGGGCTTCTGCGGCCCAAGGGTCGAGCCCCCGACGATTGGCGATTCGACGGCTTGGAGGTGCGTCGCGCACGCCGCGCCGTGCGCCTGCAGCGCGACCTCGACCTCAATCTCGCCGGTACGGCACTCGCGCTCGATTTGCTCGACGAGCTCGAACAGCTGCGCGAGCGGCTTCGCGCGCTCGAGCACCAACTCGGGCAAAGACGCACCCGCGAGCTCGGTTAA
- the nadC gene encoding carboxylating nicotinate-nucleotide diphosphorylase: MTDSKQETAPSPTAARPLRHPDLCLVETQVRAALEEDVGSGDLTAALLPRAQRSRAELITREPAVVCGCAWFDAAFRLLDPDIAVRWEVADGDRVSPGQRLALIDGPSAGLLTGERTAMNYLQTLSGTATRAAGFAAAVAGLPVQVLDTRKTLPGLRVQQKYAVLCGGCHNQRMGLFDAILIKENHILAAGSIPAALKAASAAAGAGVEIQIEVESLDDLQTALDGGAESILLDNFALGDLRLAVAMSGGRARLEASGGVTLATIRAIAETGVDRISVGALTKDVAAVDLSMRFMG; this comes from the coding sequence ATGACTGATTCAAAGCAGGAGACGGCTCCCTCGCCCACGGCGGCTCGGCCGCTGCGGCATCCGGACCTGTGTCTCGTCGAGACCCAAGTCCGAGCGGCTCTCGAAGAGGACGTCGGCTCCGGGGATCTCACGGCTGCTTTGTTGCCGCGCGCTCAACGCTCCCGGGCGGAGTTGATCACGCGCGAGCCTGCGGTCGTCTGCGGGTGCGCCTGGTTCGATGCCGCGTTTCGGCTGCTTGACCCCGATATTGCCGTCCGCTGGGAGGTTGCCGACGGCGATCGCGTCAGCCCCGGTCAGCGCCTCGCCCTGATCGATGGTCCGTCGGCCGGTCTGCTGACCGGCGAGCGTACGGCAATGAACTACCTTCAGACCCTCTCCGGGACGGCGACCCGCGCGGCTGGATTTGCGGCCGCGGTCGCCGGTCTGCCCGTCCAGGTCTTGGATACGCGCAAGACCCTACCCGGCTTGCGCGTGCAGCAGAAATATGCAGTCCTCTGCGGCGGCTGCCACAACCAGCGCATGGGTCTGTTCGACGCGATCCTGATCAAGGAGAACCACATTCTCGCGGCGGGCTCGATCCCGGCGGCCCTTAAGGCCGCGAGCGCCGCGGCCGGTGCCGGCGTGGAGATTCAGATCGAGGTCGAGAGTCTCGACGATCTGCAAACGGCTTTGGATGGCGGGGCGGAGTCGATCCTGCTCGATAACTTCGCGCTCGGAGATCTGCGTCTTGCGGTCGCCATGAGCGGGGGTCGCGCTCGCTTGGAGGCATCGGGAGGCGTCACGCTCGCAACCATCCGGGCGATCGCCGAGACCGGTGTCGATCGCATCTCGGTCGGTGCGCTGACGAAGGACGTCGCCGCGGTCGACCTTTCCATGCGGTTCATGGGTTAA
- a CDS encoding DUF1631 family protein, with translation MIKSPRIQPASGPGGDALTARERVVADCARLLGERLPSLWRALFARLDDALHDLADKSTNDLSYRVYFDAREILVKQRRRLQSDFLRRVEQGAGNLIGRDRGAEFRPAHGEGAGAESGFGDLALLAESELEEMLATENLVSKAESRYRSDLMEFDRRFAALMGWGEVGLAENPFGPSALCHAFHDTLAALPPFEPSVKLVVYKLFDRHVMDQLDDFYRSCLRQLEPASSAIAVPVSRPRPTSTPRPMQGIPGPRDRPRQSPDTLSMPFDALRALLARQRPSGASRTDSGQVQVATAELLALLDNLDVASAPAIGCPAPETFLRAQLSAALAGEDRPRYALAERDEDALDLVFLFFEHLLAGGAIPDPIKILIGRMQIPVAKMALLDKDFFSKDTHPARVLINNIGRAAIGWSESDGRGPDSLYGMIERVIERLVLDFDGDTKVFVRMNRYFGAFLAREDARAYGVAGDPHAGESRDGISIALRSAGVPILDADRTDLSVDADSAQERVAAAVADRLAPYTQIPGAVEVLLREGWSLVLLAIHHSRGTDSADWQAALELIDRLLWSVSAKRTAEERRQLLQRIPRLLETLRRQLAEAGCDPRLTARWLGELQTLHLDVLQGSARVAVLGGSGVETGHLVPIPVPCGCAIGDWIDWAREDVGHVRLKLAAWNAERDELLFFDRQGRCPTRFSARGLAEAIGAGRVAVLGNGETPLADQALQAMLTNLREASFDD, from the coding sequence TTGATCAAGTCCCCGCGAATCCAGCCCGCATCCGGTCCCGGCGGCGATGCTTTGACCGCGCGCGAGCGTGTTGTGGCCGATTGTGCGCGTCTGCTCGGCGAGCGCCTGCCGTCGCTCTGGCGTGCACTGTTTGCGAGGCTCGACGACGCATTGCACGACCTCGCCGACAAGTCGACCAACGATTTGAGCTATCGGGTCTATTTCGATGCTCGCGAGATCCTCGTCAAACAGCGCCGACGTCTTCAGAGTGATTTCCTGCGGCGCGTCGAGCAAGGAGCAGGGAATCTGATCGGTCGAGATCGCGGGGCCGAGTTCAGGCCTGCGCATGGCGAAGGCGCTGGCGCCGAGTCGGGGTTCGGCGATCTAGCCTTGCTCGCGGAATCCGAGCTCGAGGAGATGCTGGCCACCGAGAACCTGGTCTCGAAGGCGGAATCCCGCTATCGCAGCGATTTGATGGAGTTCGATCGGCGTTTTGCCGCCCTGATGGGCTGGGGAGAGGTCGGTCTCGCGGAGAATCCGTTCGGTCCCTCCGCCCTGTGCCATGCGTTTCACGACACTTTGGCCGCGCTACCCCCGTTCGAGCCGTCCGTCAAGCTGGTCGTCTACAAGCTGTTCGATCGGCATGTCATGGACCAGCTAGACGACTTCTACCGCAGTTGTCTGAGGCAACTCGAGCCCGCTTCGTCCGCGATCGCCGTCCCTGTTTCGAGACCGCGTCCGACATCGACACCCAGGCCGATGCAGGGCATTCCGGGCCCGCGAGATCGGCCGCGCCAGTCGCCGGACACGCTCTCGATGCCGTTCGATGCGCTGCGGGCCTTGCTCGCACGCCAGCGACCGAGCGGCGCCTCGCGTACCGACTCGGGTCAGGTGCAGGTCGCAACGGCGGAGCTTCTGGCCTTGTTGGACAATTTGGATGTTGCTTCCGCCCCGGCGATCGGGTGTCCGGCGCCGGAGACGTTCCTGCGTGCACAGCTGTCCGCGGCCCTCGCGGGCGAGGATCGCCCGCGATATGCCTTGGCGGAGCGGGACGAAGATGCGCTCGATCTGGTGTTTCTCTTCTTCGAGCATCTGTTGGCCGGCGGCGCCATTCCAGACCCGATCAAGATCTTGATCGGGAGGATGCAGATCCCGGTCGCGAAGATGGCACTGTTGGACAAGGATTTTTTTTCGAAGGATACACATCCCGCGCGGGTATTGATCAACAATATCGGCAGGGCTGCGATCGGTTGGAGCGAATCCGACGGGCGCGGCCCGGACAGCCTCTACGGGATGATCGAGCGGGTGATCGAGCGGTTGGTGCTGGACTTCGACGGTGATACCAAGGTGTTTGTCCGGATGAATCGCTATTTCGGAGCCTTTCTTGCGCGAGAGGATGCCCGAGCCTACGGTGTGGCCGGCGACCCCCATGCGGGGGAGTCACGCGACGGGATCTCGATCGCTCTTCGCAGCGCGGGCGTTCCGATCCTCGATGCCGATCGAACCGACCTGTCCGTCGATGCCGACTCTGCGCAAGAGCGGGTCGCGGCTGCCGTCGCCGATCGCCTGGCGCCGTATACCCAGATCCCGGGTGCGGTCGAGGTCCTCCTGCGCGAGGGCTGGTCTCTGGTTCTGCTCGCGATCCATCACTCCCGGGGCACGGATAGCGCGGATTGGCAAGCCGCTCTCGAGTTGATCGATCGACTGCTCTGGAGCGTGAGCGCCAAGCGCACCGCCGAGGAGCGCCGTCAGTTACTCCAGCGGATCCCGCGCCTGCTCGAGACCTTGCGCAGGCAGCTCGCCGAGGCGGGCTGCGATCCCCGTTTGACGGCGCGGTGGCTCGGGGAGCTGCAGACCCTGCATCTGGACGTGCTCCAGGGCTCGGCGCGCGTTGCCGTGCTCGGAGGCTCCGGTGTCGAGACCGGCCACTTGGTCCCGATCCCGGTCCCCTGCGGATGCGCGATCGGCGATTGGATCGATTGGGCTCGCGAGGACGTCGGGCATGTCCGTCTTAAGTTGGCCGCGTGGAACGCCGAACGCGACGAGTTGTTGTTCTTCGACCGACAGGGGCGGTGCCCGACGCGTTTTTCCGCACGCGGGCTCGCCGAGGCGATCGGGGCCGGGCGGGTCGCGGTTTTGGGAAACGGCGAGACGCCGCTGGCCGATCAGGCGTTGCAGGCGATGTTGACGAATCTACGAGAGGCCTCCTTCGATGACTGA
- the ampD gene encoding 1,6-anhydro-N-acetylmuramyl-L-alanine amidase AmpD, whose amino-acid sequence MDGGAGIDGEGWLSGAERRPSPSQDHRPPGTNIDLLVIHNISLPPGDFSGDWIDDLFLDRLDPAAHPYFQAIAGLRVSAHLLIRRSGRLLQYVPFEQRAWHAGVSRFAGRERCNDFSIGIELEGTDEIPFTEAQYARLAECTRRILRRYPAITEDRIAGHAEIAPGRKTDPGPAFDWNRYRRSIRGEGRGIAPELPLD is encoded by the coding sequence ATGGACGGCGGTGCGGGCATCGACGGAGAGGGATGGCTCTCCGGAGCGGAGCGGCGGCCCTCGCCGAGCCAGGACCACCGCCCACCGGGGACGAACATCGATCTGCTGGTCATCCACAACATCAGCCTGCCGCCGGGCGACTTTTCGGGCGATTGGATCGACGATCTCTTTCTCGATCGACTCGATCCCGCCGCGCATCCCTATTTCCAGGCGATCGCCGGTCTGCGCGTCTCGGCGCATCTGTTGATCCGGCGCAGCGGTCGGCTCCTGCAGTACGTCCCTTTCGAGCAACGCGCCTGGCACGCAGGCGTCTCGCGGTTCGCAGGGCGAGAGCGCTGCAACGATTTTTCGATCGGGATCGAGCTGGAGGGGACCGACGAGATCCCGTTCACCGAGGCACAGTACGCGCGCCTTGCCGAGTGCACAAGGCGAATCCTCCGCCGCTACCCCGCGATCACCGAGGACCGGATCGCCGGACACGCCGAGATCGCCCCGGGTCGCAAGACGGACCCGGGGCCGGCGTTCGATTGGAATCGCTATCGAAGATCGATTCGCGGAGAAGGCCGAGGGATCGCGCCCGAGCTGCCGCTCGACTAA